The Lynx canadensis isolate LIC74 chromosome D1, mLynCan4.pri.v2, whole genome shotgun sequence genome has a segment encoding these proteins:
- the PANX3 gene encoding LOW QUALITY PROTEIN: pannexin-3 (The sequence of the model RefSeq protein was modified relative to this genomic sequence to represent the inferred CDS: inserted 1 base in 1 codon) yields the protein MSLAHTAAEYMLSDALLPDRRGPRLKGLHLELPLDRMVKFIAVGFPLLLMSLAFAQEFSSGPPIRCFSPSNFSIRQAAYVDGSCWDSLIHHEQDELGQNKMKSLWPHKALPPLLALAVVMYLPVLLWQYAAQPALSSDLLFIISELDKSYNRSIRLVQHMLKIRQKSSDPHVFWDELEKARKERYFEFPLLERYLACKQRSHSLVATYLLRNSLLLLFTSAIYLYLGHFHLDVFFQEEFSCSIKTGLLSDETHVPHLITCRLTSLSILQIVSLSSLTIYTLLVPVIIYNLTRLCRWDKRLLSIYEMLPAFDLLSRKMLGCPINDLNVILLFLRANISELNSFSWLRVLCVLKDTTTQKHNIDTVVDFMTLLAGLEPXKPKHLTQRV from the exons ATGTCACTCGCACACACAGCTGCAGAGTACATGCTATCAGATGCCCTGCTGCCCGACCGTAGGGGACCCCGCCTCAAAGGACTGCACCTGGAACTTCCCCTGGACCGCATGGTCAAGTTCATAGCTGTGGGCTTCCCCTTGTTGCTGATGTCCCTAGCATTTGCCCAGGAGTTCTCTTCCG GGCCCCCCATCCGATGCTTCTCTCCCAGTAACTTCAGCATCCGGCAGGCCGCCTACGTGGACGGTTCCTGCTGGGACTCACTTATTCACCACGAACAGGATGAGCTTGGCCAGAACAAGATGAAATCCCTGTGGCCTCACAAG GCCCTGCCCCCCCTGCTGGCCTTGGCTGTGGTCATGTACCTGCCTGTTCTGCTGTGGCAGTATGCAGCCCAGCCGGCCCTCAGCTCGGATCTGCTCTTCATCATCAGCGAACTGGACAAATCCTACAATCGTTCCATCCGCCTGGTGCAGCACATGTTGAAGATCCGGCAGAAAAGCTCAGATCCCCATGTTTTCTGGGATGAGCTGGAGAA GGCTCGGAAAGAACGATACTTTGAATTCCCCTTGCTAGAGCGGTACCTGGCCTGTAAGCAGCGCTCACATTCCCTGGTGGCCACCTACCTCCTGAGGAActccctcctgctcctcttcACCTCAGCCATCTACCTGTACCTTGGCCACttccacctggatgtcttcttccaAGAGGAATTCAGCTGTTCCATCAAGACAGGCCTCCTAAGTGATGAGACCCACGTGCCCCATCTGATCACATGCAGGCTGACCTCTCTGTCCATTTTGCAAATTGTTAGTCTCTCCAGTTTAACAATATACACCCTATTGGTTCCAGTGATAATATACAACCTCACACGACTATGTCGGTGGGACAAACGGCTCCTATCCATCTATGAGATGCTGCCAGCTTTCGATCTCCTCAGCAGAAAGATGCTGGGATGCCCCATCAATGATCTCAATGTGATCCTCCTTTTCCTCCGAGCCAACATCTCTGAACTCAACTCTtttagttggttaagggtcttATGTGTTTTGAAGGACACGACCACCCAGAAGCACAACATTGACACAGTGGTCGATTTCATGACATTATTGGCTGGCTTAGAAC CAAAACCTAAACATCTCACCCAAAGGGTGTGA